One window from the genome of Cyclobacterium amurskyense encodes:
- a CDS encoding DUF7133 domain-containing protein → MKKSLFLLSLLVVFFACKPEKKVEIIESQTSTSLDSLSKALDWPEDLAVQAFSGPDITPSPACLAVSPYGEVYVGVDAIGSLGKTPGKGRIVKLIDNDNDGQADSHTVFAEVDNPRGIISVGNKLYVLHTVFSKEDSLATGMDLVVFEDNDGDGVADGPSKPLIQHISSPKFLRSRGTDHATNGIRLGIDGWIYIAVGDFGFHGAIDREGTEMTMLGGGVLRVRPDGTEMEIYTHGLRNIYDVAIDPYMNMFTRGNTNDGGGWNIRFIHQIQSGEYGYPVLFKNFTEEIIPALIDVGGGSGTGALFLNDNRWPEKYNNNPLMADWGRSHVYIHKVTEDGPSYIQSETPFFKLPQVTDLDIDGSGRMFMAAWDGAGYSGNESKGYVVRVVPKVLEYSEMPDLPSADIDDLVDMLSESSATIRIYAQQELINRGSDKAAKAALELANDEDAADFARVAAMYAYTQIKGVEAIPQLMKLMNDEQLKEYVIRAVTDRKEFLSELSIEPFVEALDDPSVRVKAAAIIALGRIGNKAAIPQLLKTKVPDSFQAPKYGEEGPHATPNSDIILSHLAVRALVKLDADEESLAAVGSGNSKLALWALRYMHSKDAVAGLVAKFNGSSTEDLELKHGILTTLARLYTKEAPYDGSWWWGTRPDTHGPYYKSVLWSESAQIKELFTNLWENGSQSDKDLIAMLNEKNRMGITEFGGEFSVTEIIEEPDFDLEKIKNQKGQVGESSIEDILLAMQEVKGDAVKGAAIFQKQGCKACHSISADEQMKGPFMGQIGSIMSREQIAESILKPNASISQGFATVMIDTKDDKSYVGFVTAESAERIVIRNIAGQAFTILADNIKERTELETSMMPSGLANALSYEEFASLITYLSEQK, encoded by the coding sequence ATGAAAAAATCCTTGTTCTTGCTTTCTCTTCTGGTTGTATTTTTTGCTTGTAAACCAGAAAAGAAGGTTGAAATTATTGAGTCTCAAACCTCTACTTCATTAGATTCTCTAAGTAAAGCCCTGGACTGGCCTGAAGATTTAGCTGTTCAGGCATTTTCTGGTCCAGACATAACCCCTAGCCCTGCATGTTTGGCTGTTTCGCCTTATGGGGAAGTTTATGTGGGTGTGGATGCGATAGGGTCTTTAGGAAAAACCCCCGGAAAAGGAAGAATTGTTAAGCTTATTGACAATGACAACGATGGCCAGGCGGATTCTCACACTGTCTTTGCAGAAGTGGACAATCCCAGAGGGATTATTTCTGTAGGCAACAAGCTGTATGTGCTTCATACGGTTTTCTCAAAGGAAGACAGCTTAGCTACCGGTATGGATCTTGTCGTATTTGAAGACAATGATGGAGACGGTGTTGCAGACGGTCCTTCCAAGCCGCTAATTCAACATATCAGCTCACCAAAATTTTTGAGAAGCAGGGGTACAGACCATGCGACCAACGGGATTCGACTAGGAATTGATGGTTGGATTTACATTGCTGTTGGTGATTTCGGTTTTCATGGAGCAATAGATAGGGAAGGAACTGAAATGACCATGCTTGGTGGAGGCGTTTTAAGGGTCCGTCCTGATGGTACTGAAATGGAAATCTATACCCATGGTCTAAGAAATATTTACGATGTGGCCATTGATCCATACATGAACATGTTTACTCGTGGCAATACCAATGACGGTGGTGGATGGAACATTCGATTTATCCATCAAATCCAGTCAGGTGAATATGGATATCCTGTTTTATTTAAAAACTTCACCGAAGAAATTATTCCAGCGCTTATCGATGTTGGAGGTGGTTCTGGTACGGGTGCTTTGTTTTTGAATGACAATAGATGGCCTGAAAAATACAATAATAACCCACTTATGGCAGATTGGGGTAGAAGCCATGTCTATATTCATAAAGTGACCGAAGATGGTCCGTCTTATATTCAAAGTGAAACACCTTTTTTCAAGCTACCACAAGTAACGGATCTGGATATTGATGGATCTGGTAGAATGTTTATGGCTGCTTGGGATGGAGCAGGATATTCTGGTAATGAAAGTAAAGGGTATGTAGTGAGGGTTGTTCCAAAGGTTTTGGAATACAGTGAAATGCCAGATCTTCCTTCAGCAGATATAGACGATTTGGTGGATATGCTTAGCGAAAGCAGTGCTACGATAAGGATTTATGCACAACAGGAGCTCATTAATAGAGGTTCTGATAAAGCTGCAAAAGCAGCATTGGAATTAGCCAATGATGAAGACGCAGCTGATTTCGCGAGGGTCGCTGCTATGTATGCCTATACCCAAATCAAGGGAGTAGAGGCTATTCCTCAGCTGATGAAATTAATGAATGATGAGCAGCTTAAAGAGTATGTAATCCGAGCCGTTACTGACCGCAAAGAATTTTTGAGTGAACTATCTATCGAACCATTTGTAGAAGCTTTAGATGATCCTTCTGTAAGGGTGAAAGCTGCTGCTATAATAGCCTTGGGACGTATTGGAAACAAGGCTGCTATTCCTCAATTATTAAAAACCAAGGTGCCGGATTCTTTTCAAGCTCCAAAATATGGAGAAGAAGGACCACATGCCACTCCTAACTCAGATATTATTTTGTCCCACCTTGCGGTAAGGGCATTGGTGAAATTGGATGCTGACGAGGAAAGTTTGGCAGCGGTTGGATCAGGAAATTCTAAATTGGCTCTTTGGGCTTTACGTTATATGCATTCTAAGGATGCTGTTGCAGGGCTAGTTGCTAAATTTAATGGGTCGAGTACAGAAGACCTTGAATTGAAACACGGGATACTGACTACTTTGGCAAGATTGTATACTAAGGAAGCGCCATACGATGGTTCTTGGTGGTGGGGAACCAGGCCAGATACACATGGGCCGTATTACAAATCAGTGTTGTGGTCTGAGTCGGCGCAAATCAAAGAGTTGTTTACAAACCTATGGGAGAACGGCTCCCAAAGCGATAAAGACCTGATAGCAATGCTCAATGAGAAAAACCGAATGGGAATTACCGAGTTTGGTGGTGAATTTTCGGTAACAGAAATCATAGAAGAGCCAGATTTTGACCTGGAGAAGATTAAAAACCAAAAAGGTCAGGTGGGGGAATCCTCCATAGAGGATATTCTTCTTGCTATGCAGGAAGTGAAAGGAGATGCAGTCAAAGGAGCGGCAATTTTCCAAAAACAGGGTTGTAAAGCCTGCCATAGTATTTCTGCTGATGAGCAAATGAAAGGACCGTTCATGGGGCAAATTGGTAGCATCATGTCTAGAGAGCAAATTGCTGAATCTATTCTAAAGCCCAATGCTTCCATCTCGCAGGGTTTTGCAACGGTTATGATTGATACCAAGGATGATAAGTCTTATGTAGGCTTTGTGACAGCAGAGAGTGCTGAGCGCATTGTTATCAGAAATATTGCAGGACAAGCATTTACCATTTTGGCAGACAATATTAAAGAACGTACTGAACTAGAAACGTCAATGATGCCTAGTGGATTGGCCAATGCATTATCTTATGAAGAATTTGCATCTTTGATAACTTATCTTTCGGAACAGAAATAA
- a CDS encoding phosphoadenylyl-sulfate reductase yields MQESLISKKLYSKEEIKALNEKYRDLSVEERVKQLYVDFDASDVMLTSSFAATSALLLSVFSKSNSKQKIYFIDTGYHFPETLEYREKLTELYGLSVESVSAGKEDHAFTSKNKTWETDPELCCSINKVKPLELIKSRFSVWVSGLMSWQSDHRASLDIFEERGGILKFYPLLDVTEEERDAYIKKHELPFHPLIAFGYHSIGCKHCTVPGEDRSGRWNNSPKTECGLHL; encoded by the coding sequence ATGCAGGAATCCTTGATTTCAAAAAAACTTTATTCAAAGGAAGAGATAAAAGCCCTAAATGAAAAGTACCGAGATTTATCGGTTGAGGAACGGGTAAAACAGTTGTATGTCGACTTTGATGCTAGCGATGTAATGCTTACCAGTTCCTTTGCGGCAACTTCAGCTTTATTGTTAAGTGTGTTCTCTAAAAGTAATTCAAAGCAAAAAATTTATTTTATTGATACAGGCTATCACTTTCCGGAAACCCTTGAGTACAGGGAAAAGTTAACTGAACTTTATGGACTGAGTGTGGAGTCTGTAAGCGCAGGAAAAGAAGATCATGCGTTTACGAGTAAAAATAAAACCTGGGAGACTGACCCTGAATTGTGTTGTTCCATCAACAAGGTGAAGCCTCTTGAGTTAATTAAAAGTAGGTTTTCAGTGTGGGTTTCAGGACTGATGAGCTGGCAGAGTGACCATAGAGCCTCACTAGATATTTTTGAAGAGCGTGGGGGGATCCTGAAATTTTACCCATTATTAGACGTCACTGAAGAAGAGAGAGATGCCTATATTAAAAAGCACGAACTTCCTTTTCATCCACTAATCGCTTTCGGATATCATTCCATAGGATGTAAGCATTGTACTGTTCCTGGAGAAGATAGGAGTGGACGCTGGAACAATAGCCCAAAAACGGAATGCGGGCTTCATTTGTAA
- a CDS encoding MFS transporter, whose translation MVQLKTRRISAGAFFFLTGLCFSSWASRIPDFQQKFSLSEGQLGSVLLGLPLGSLLALPLATWAVIKFGSRSVVMVGLSLYVLVLVGIGFSMDAFFLSVMVFIFGMIGNMMNISLNTQALNLEKDYGRNILGSLHGLWSLAGFAGAGVGGLMVYLQLSPYQHYAIIFLVGLIVIFIFRNGFVDEVPDKTSSVRGLVWRKPDETLLKLGMVGFCGMMCEGCMFDWSGVYMNKVVQAPAYLVPTGYIAYMGAMAIGRFAADKLAHRFGMIRVLQGSGIMIFTGLILSITYPQVWVVIFGFLMVGLGTAAVVPLCFSLAANSTSLPTGIAIAMVSTISFFGFLLGPPLIGFIAEWIGLKASFALMSLVGLMVTFWVWVGKKSFTPKAI comes from the coding sequence ATGGTGCAATTAAAAACAAGAAGAATTTCAGCAGGCGCTTTCTTTTTCCTCACAGGGTTGTGTTTTTCTTCCTGGGCATCCAGGATTCCTGATTTTCAACAAAAATTTTCATTGAGTGAGGGGCAGCTTGGTTCCGTGCTTTTGGGACTCCCTTTAGGTTCTTTACTGGCCTTACCTTTGGCTACTTGGGCTGTCATCAAATTTGGTAGCAGGTCGGTGGTGATGGTAGGTTTGTCCTTGTATGTCCTGGTGTTAGTCGGGATAGGGTTTTCTATGGATGCCTTTTTCTTGAGCGTGATGGTCTTTATTTTTGGGATGATTGGGAATATGATGAATATTTCCTTAAACACACAAGCGCTCAACCTAGAAAAGGATTATGGAAGGAATATCCTAGGTTCTTTACACGGACTGTGGAGTTTGGCAGGCTTTGCTGGTGCTGGAGTAGGAGGGCTGATGGTGTATCTTCAACTAAGCCCATATCAGCATTATGCTATTATATTTTTAGTTGGTTTAATTGTGATTTTTATCTTTCGAAATGGATTTGTGGATGAGGTACCGGACAAGACCAGTTCGGTGAGAGGACTTGTTTGGAGAAAACCTGACGAAACCTTACTTAAATTAGGGATGGTAGGTTTTTGTGGGATGATGTGTGAGGGCTGTATGTTTGATTGGTCAGGGGTTTATATGAATAAAGTTGTGCAAGCCCCAGCATATCTGGTCCCAACCGGCTATATTGCTTATATGGGAGCCATGGCTATAGGCAGGTTTGCTGCAGATAAATTGGCACATCGGTTTGGGATGATTAGGGTTTTACAAGGTTCTGGTATTATGATTTTTACTGGGCTAATATTATCGATCACTTATCCTCAGGTTTGGGTGGTTATTTTTGGATTTTTAATGGTGGGGTTGGGTACAGCCGCAGTGGTGCCTCTTTGCTTTAGTCTTGCTGCTAATTCTACTTCATTGCCCACAGGTATAGCCATTGCAATGGTCTCCACGATTTCCTTTTTTGGGTTTTTACTTGGCCCTCCGCTAATAGGGTTTATTGCGGAGTGGATCGGTTTGAAGGCCTCATTTGCTTTGATGTCTTTGGTAGGCTTGATGGTCACCTTTTGGGTTTGGGTAGGTAAAAAGAGTTTTACTCCTAAAGCCATCTGA
- a CDS encoding glutamate--tRNA ligase family protein, translated as MKLHKTRLAPTPSGYLHLGNVISFLITVSLAKKHGAKILLRIDDLDQKRVRSEYIQDIFDTLEFLEIPYDEGPRDSKEFLKDYSQVHRIPIYKDIIYELIDKNLIFSCDCSRKTLLNKHPKKWYTGTCLHRNIPLWKSQTSLRLKTEKNASVDLNTYSKGQKSYILPRAMDFFMVQKKDRFASYQLASMADDMNFGINLIVRGMDLLPSTIAQVYLSNQLDDNKFIHSTFHHHLLIKKEGKKLSKSIGSYSISQMRKAGMKKESIYQLAGKYLNLKSTVSNLEEFSSLFLSSIPQSSK; from the coding sequence ATGAAACTCCATAAAACCAGACTGGCACCTACACCTAGCGGTTACCTACATCTGGGAAATGTTATTTCATTTTTAATAACTGTGAGTTTGGCGAAAAAACATGGGGCCAAAATTCTTTTACGGATAGACGATCTAGATCAAAAGCGCGTGAGGTCAGAATATATTCAAGATATTTTTGATACGCTGGAGTTTTTAGAAATCCCATATGATGAAGGACCTAGAGACAGCAAAGAATTCCTTAAAGACTACTCACAGGTTCACAGAATCCCCATTTACAAAGATATAATCTACGAATTAATTGATAAAAACTTAATTTTCTCTTGCGATTGTTCTCGCAAAACATTGCTAAACAAGCACCCTAAGAAGTGGTATACTGGCACTTGTTTACACCGCAACATCCCCTTGTGGAAAAGCCAAACTTCATTAAGGTTAAAAACTGAAAAAAATGCATCTGTAGATTTAAACACCTACTCAAAAGGGCAAAAATCTTATATTTTACCTAGGGCAATGGATTTTTTTATGGTTCAAAAAAAAGATCGCTTCGCCAGTTATCAACTGGCTTCCATGGCTGATGACATGAATTTCGGAATAAATCTGATTGTACGGGGTATGGACTTGTTACCTTCTACTATCGCACAGGTATACCTCTCAAACCAACTGGATGACAACAAATTCATTCACAGCACATTCCATCACCATTTATTAATTAAAAAAGAAGGAAAAAAACTATCGAAATCCATTGGTAGCTATTCAATTTCACAAATGCGAAAAGCCGGAATGAAAAAAGAATCCATCTATCAACTGGCGGGTAAATACCTGAATTTAAAATCAACCGTTTCAAATTTGGAAGAGTTCTCTAGTCTTTTCCTTTCTTCTATTCCCCAATCTTCAAAATAA
- a CDS encoding PVC-type heme-binding CxxCH protein encodes MATQKIQIRLMSLFLCLLLGVSCKDNTKETTLIKPFDQLSEEEKRNPENALSGIKVNEKLQATVFASEPTLTNPTNIDIDHKGRVWVCEAYNYRPDLTGNETNPKGDRILILEDSDGDGIADKSTVFYQSPELNAPLGIWVMGNKAIVSQSPYVWLLTDTDGDDKADTKEVIFKGIGGEQHDHGMHAFVFGPDGKFYFNFGNAGGTITDKNGQVLKDKYGKSINTENYKQGLVFRSNPDFSGIEVLGQNFRNNYEVAVDSYGTMWQSDNDDDGNKGVRINYVMEYGNFGYRDEMTNAGWRANRTNLEKEIPLQHWHLNNPGVVPNLLQTGAGSPTGMVVYEGRALPEVFWDQMIHTDAGPNVVRAYPVKKDGAGYKASIENIMEGNKDQWFRPSDVCVAPDGSIMVSDWYDPGVGGHQAGDLNRGRIFRISKQGEPYNNPSYDLNTVNGAIEALLNPNLSMRYLGWVSLKDIGNDAVPALEKVFNENNNPRFKARALWMLSKIGNNNEAYIENALKSDNPDIRITAFRAARQSGMDLTPIIQQLVSDKDPQVRRDVAIALRNYKSDQAAEFWATLALQHDGEDRWYLEALGIGASNNWDQYYSTWLKKAEKEIINSKKGQDIIWRSRTGKAIPELAQLASDTNNPIKDRLRYFRAFDFNPDQKEKSKALEKMLEEEQLSKEGQGSDKELKKLVLTHLPASYLKESTLAQEALKNALNETYGTEAYLELVQKFDIPTENARLLQMAIKEYDNNLGKTAATLLLEQGGKKIILKELYSGDEKRIYPTINALKGIGNSESIAIIEEITFNSGLPIMVRKEAASAIGSSYSGEDRVLILLKENEIPKDLIASAVSGVSRAWRKNIRTEAASYLDNTKDNDNPLPSMSSLLGMEGNKDKGLEVFKNNCAVCHQAGNIGMDFGPKLTEIGSKLSKEAQFISIIHPDAGISFGYEGYLINMKDGSTLGGIITSQTETDIDLKLPGGSTVSIKTSDMASMKQIENSMMPTGLEQSMSTQELVDLVTFLMSLKKDS; translated from the coding sequence ATGGCAACCCAAAAAATCCAAATAAGGTTAATGAGCCTGTTTCTATGTCTATTATTAGGTGTTTCCTGCAAGGATAATACAAAAGAAACAACATTAATTAAGCCCTTTGATCAGTTATCAGAAGAGGAAAAAAGAAATCCTGAAAATGCCTTGTCTGGAATAAAAGTAAATGAAAAGTTACAGGCAACAGTCTTTGCTTCAGAGCCGACACTCACCAACCCTACAAATATTGACATAGACCATAAAGGCCGAGTATGGGTTTGCGAAGCATACAATTATAGACCAGATTTAACCGGGAATGAAACCAATCCAAAAGGAGATAGAATATTGATTTTAGAAGATAGTGACGGGGATGGTATAGCTGATAAAAGTACCGTTTTCTACCAATCTCCAGAATTAAATGCACCATTAGGGATTTGGGTAATGGGGAACAAGGCTATTGTCTCACAAAGCCCCTATGTATGGCTTCTCACTGATACAGACGGAGATGACAAAGCAGACACAAAAGAAGTGATTTTTAAGGGAATAGGAGGCGAGCAGCATGATCACGGCATGCATGCCTTTGTATTTGGGCCAGACGGGAAATTTTATTTTAATTTCGGTAATGCAGGAGGAACGATTACGGATAAAAATGGCCAAGTTTTAAAAGATAAATACGGCAAGTCAATCAATACAGAGAATTACAAACAAGGACTTGTCTTCAGAAGTAATCCTGATTTTTCAGGAATAGAGGTTTTAGGGCAGAATTTCAGAAACAATTATGAAGTAGCCGTAGACTCATACGGCACGATGTGGCAATCAGACAATGACGATGATGGCAACAAGGGAGTGCGAATCAATTATGTAATGGAATATGGGAATTTTGGCTACAGGGATGAAATGACCAATGCAGGTTGGAGAGCAAACAGAACCAATTTAGAGAAAGAGATTCCCTTACAACACTGGCATTTAAATAATCCTGGAGTAGTTCCTAACCTTTTACAAACAGGAGCCGGTTCACCTACCGGAATGGTCGTGTATGAAGGGCGGGCTTTACCTGAAGTTTTTTGGGACCAGATGATACACACTGATGCTGGGCCAAATGTGGTAAGGGCCTATCCAGTCAAAAAGGATGGAGCAGGTTACAAAGCCTCAATTGAAAATATAATGGAAGGAAATAAGGACCAATGGTTTAGGCCTTCAGATGTTTGTGTGGCTCCAGATGGATCAATAATGGTATCTGATTGGTATGATCCAGGAGTAGGTGGTCATCAGGCAGGAGATTTGAACAGGGGGAGAATATTCCGAATCTCTAAGCAGGGGGAACCCTACAATAACCCTTCCTATGATCTCAATACGGTAAACGGGGCGATTGAAGCACTTTTGAACCCTAACCTATCTATGCGTTACCTAGGCTGGGTAAGCTTAAAAGATATAGGTAACGATGCGGTACCAGCCTTAGAAAAAGTATTTAATGAGAACAATAACCCCAGGTTTAAAGCTCGAGCCTTATGGATGCTTTCTAAAATAGGAAATAATAATGAAGCCTATATTGAAAACGCCTTGAAAAGTGACAATCCAGATATTCGAATTACAGCATTTAGGGCTGCAAGACAATCGGGTATGGACCTTACTCCAATAATTCAGCAATTAGTTAGTGACAAAGATCCACAAGTAAGGAGAGATGTTGCCATTGCATTAAGAAATTATAAATCGGATCAAGCTGCAGAGTTTTGGGCTACTTTAGCTTTACAACATGATGGAGAAGACAGATGGTACCTAGAAGCATTGGGAATAGGTGCATCAAACAATTGGGATCAATATTATTCCACGTGGTTAAAAAAAGCAGAAAAGGAAATAATCAACAGTAAAAAAGGACAGGATATCATATGGAGATCTAGGACTGGTAAAGCCATCCCTGAATTGGCTCAATTGGCTTCAGACACTAATAATCCAATAAAAGACCGGCTGAGGTATTTTAGGGCTTTTGATTTTAATCCAGATCAAAAAGAAAAATCGAAGGCCTTAGAAAAGATGCTTGAAGAAGAACAATTAAGTAAGGAAGGTCAGGGTAGCGACAAAGAATTAAAAAAGCTTGTTTTAACTCACCTTCCGGCGTCTTACTTAAAAGAATCTACTTTGGCGCAAGAGGCATTAAAAAACGCATTGAATGAGACCTATGGAACTGAGGCTTATTTAGAGTTGGTTCAAAAATTTGACATCCCTACAGAGAATGCCCGTTTGTTGCAAATGGCAATAAAAGAATATGACAATAATTTAGGTAAAACTGCAGCTACCTTACTATTGGAACAAGGTGGAAAAAAAATAATCCTTAAGGAATTATACAGTGGTGACGAAAAAAGAATTTACCCAACCATAAATGCGTTAAAAGGAATTGGAAATAGTGAATCAATTGCAATCATAGAAGAGATCACTTTCAATTCTGGTTTGCCCATAATGGTAAGAAAAGAAGCAGCTTCGGCAATTGGTAGCAGTTACAGTGGTGAGGATCGAGTTTTAATACTATTAAAAGAAAATGAAATCCCAAAAGACCTAATCGCATCGGCTGTTTCTGGTGTAAGCAGGGCCTGGAGGAAAAACATTAGGACCGAAGCAGCTAGTTATTTGGACAATACCAAGGACAATGACAATCCCCTTCCTTCAATGAGTAGCTTACTGGGCATGGAAGGGAATAAAGATAAGGGATTAGAGGTATTTAAAAACAACTGTGCAGTATGTCATCAGGCAGGGAATATAGGGATGGATTTTGGCCCTAAACTTACTGAGATAGGCAGCAAGCTATCCAAGGAAGCCCAATTTATTTCTATAATACATCCCGATGCAGGAATTAGTTTTGGCTATGAGGGTTATCTTATCAACATGAAAGATGGGAGTACTTTAGGGGGAATCATTACCAGTCAAACTGAAACCGATATTGATTTAAAACTACCTGGAGGAAGTACTGTATCCATAAAGACCAGTGATATGGCCTCAATGAAACAAATTGAAAATTCAATGATGCCAACAGGATTAGAACAGTCGATGAGCACACAGGAACTGGTTGACCTAGTGACCTTTCTAATGTCCCTGAAAAAAGACAGCTAA
- a CDS encoding hydroxypyruvate isomerase family protein, with protein MKNLNPRRTALKKIAGTGLASMLVPSLSHRLSAAEAQLPLELKGNVNHSVCRWCYNDIEFEDLCKGAVEIGLKSIELAGPEEWPILSKYGLYCAMPWGAGLGIEKGWNNPALHDELIKSYTEVIPKVAAAGYKQIICFSGNRNGLNDEIGITNCAQGLKKIMPIAEKHGVIMCMELLNSKVNHKDYQADHTAWGVALCKEVGSENMKLLYDIYHMQIMEGDVIATIKEYHPYISHYHTGGVPGRNEIDETQELFYPAIVKAILDTGYKGYIGQEFIPKRPDKLASLKQGVEICDV; from the coding sequence ATGAAAAACCTTAATCCAAGAAGAACCGCATTGAAAAAGATCGCAGGAACAGGCCTTGCAAGTATGCTCGTGCCTTCACTATCTCATCGATTATCCGCAGCAGAAGCCCAATTGCCTTTGGAATTAAAAGGCAATGTAAATCACTCTGTCTGTCGATGGTGTTACAATGACATAGAATTTGAAGACTTGTGCAAAGGAGCTGTGGAAATCGGCCTAAAATCAATAGAATTAGCGGGGCCTGAGGAATGGCCTATACTGTCAAAATATGGCCTCTATTGTGCAATGCCTTGGGGGGCAGGCTTAGGAATAGAAAAAGGATGGAATAATCCAGCGCTTCATGATGAATTAATTAAGAGTTACACAGAAGTAATTCCTAAGGTTGCTGCCGCAGGATACAAGCAAATCATATGCTTCTCAGGTAATAGAAATGGATTAAATGATGAAATTGGAATCACTAACTGCGCTCAAGGATTAAAGAAAATTATGCCTATTGCAGAGAAACATGGCGTTATAATGTGCATGGAACTTCTGAACAGTAAAGTGAATCATAAGGACTACCAGGCCGATCATACTGCTTGGGGTGTAGCTTTATGTAAAGAAGTAGGTTCTGAAAACATGAAGTTATTGTATGACATCTATCACATGCAAATTATGGAAGGAGATGTCATAGCAACGATTAAAGAGTATCATCCTTATATTTCTCATTACCATACGGGAGGTGTTCCTGGTCGAAACGAAATAGACGAAACCCAGGAATTGTTTTATCCTGCCATTGTTAAAGCTATTTTAGACACTGGATATAAAGGATATATAGGTCAGGAATTTATCCCCAAAAGACCGGATAAACTGGCTTCTTTAAAACAAGGAGTTGAAATATGTGATGTTTAA
- a CDS encoding glycosyltransferase family 4 protein has product MNIFLATVTSFFFGFLMTPVLILILKKIKFTESPGGRRIHAGSIPSMGGIAIVFATFVGLFAWLSFDQIVETRYFLVGLAIMFSVGLRDDLIELTAIQKLVGQSIPAFFVIVMADIRISSLYGFMGIYEIPYLISVAVTFFAILALTNSFNLIDGADGLAGTLSLVTLSILGFWFYTAGMISYSLISFTLVGGILAFLVFNWHPAKIFMGDTGSLSVGFSLTVLVILFVDKTGLMAPWEGLKLNAPFSAGLAFLIVPVYDTVRIFIKRTMNGKSPLKPDKSHVHHFLIRMGLQHDQVSLVLVFVKLGFISIVFFGYSLSDHVLLPTLAIIATILGIWMDRNTLKKVKANCKNSPSISGKNTSRTKRKQSKRKPSIAKNIFSNNEINMN; this is encoded by the coding sequence ATGAATATTTTTCTGGCAACAGTCACTTCTTTTTTCTTTGGTTTTTTAATGACGCCTGTGCTGATTTTGATCCTAAAGAAGATCAAATTTACTGAGTCACCAGGTGGAAGAAGGATACATGCTGGAAGTATACCCTCAATGGGAGGGATTGCCATTGTTTTTGCTACTTTCGTTGGCTTATTTGCATGGCTTAGTTTCGATCAAATTGTAGAAACACGCTATTTTTTAGTTGGTCTTGCGATTATGTTCTCAGTAGGTTTGAGAGATGATCTTATTGAACTAACAGCCATTCAAAAACTTGTAGGACAGTCCATTCCTGCATTTTTCGTTATCGTGATGGCTGATATCAGAATATCAAGTTTATACGGTTTTATGGGGATTTATGAAATCCCTTATCTTATAAGTGTTGCAGTTACTTTCTTTGCAATTTTAGCATTAACCAATTCCTTTAACTTAATTGATGGTGCGGATGGATTAGCAGGTACGCTTAGTCTGGTGACTTTAAGCATACTTGGTTTTTGGTTTTATACTGCAGGAATGATTTCTTACAGTTTAATTTCATTTACTTTGGTAGGTGGGATTTTGGCCTTTTTAGTATTTAACTGGCATCCAGCTAAAATCTTTATGGGGGACACTGGATCCTTAAGTGTAGGATTTAGCCTTACCGTTTTAGTAATCTTATTTGTTGATAAAACAGGGCTCATGGCTCCTTGGGAGGGATTAAAATTAAATGCACCCTTTTCTGCAGGTCTGGCATTTTTAATTGTCCCTGTTTATGATACGGTTAGGATCTTTATAAAACGAACCATGAATGGCAAGTCGCCACTCAAACCAGATAAAAGTCATGTCCATCACTTTTTGATTAGAATGGGTTTACAGCATGACCAAGTATCCTTGGTGTTGGTTTTTGTAAAATTAGGCTTTATTTCCATTGTCTTTTTTGGTTACTCTTTGAGTGATCATGTTTTACTTCCTACCCTAGCTATTATAGCAACTATCCTAGGTATATGGATGGACAGGAATACCCTGAAGAAAGTCAAAGCCAATTGTAAAAATTCACCTTCCATTTCAGGAAAAAACACCAGTCGGACAAAGAGAAAACAAAGCAAAAGAAAACCTTCAATTGCAAAAAATATTTTCTCAAATAATGAGATCAATATGAATTGA